A genomic window from Bombus huntii isolate Logan2020A unplaced genomic scaffold, iyBomHunt1.1 ctg00000058.1, whole genome shotgun sequence includes:
- the LOC126875784 gene encoding venom serine protease Bi-VSP-like gives MWRDPNVVGVAFQKKRKKSKGVQNFSRSRTVNTCECTTPDNQEGRCLDYRKCKPLQEIWQIQYRTATDFYRRSVCRYQGNVTIVCCPNDPNKEKREILIKTVYKYKALRPPYCGFSNVSHTRVVDGKPAELGAWPWIAALGFRNPRNPDKPLWKCGGSLISARHVLTAAHCAHMDGIENIHNHNIAILRLVEEVPFSRYVYPICTKEPLRKSNFVGYNPLVAGWGALRYRRPRRNALMEVQMPVIKNAECKIAYSKFPNAPDITDGIICAEHAQGGEDSCTADRGGPLLIQHELTSYLIDYRFLYDSQ, from the exons atgtggcgtgatccgaacgtagtgggggtcgccttccagaaaaaacgaaaaaaatcgaaaggcgttcagaacttttcgagaagtcgaaccgtcaacacatgtg aatgtaccacaccggacaatcaagaaggcaggtgccttgactacagaaaatgtaaacctctgcaagaaatatggcagatacagtaccgtacagccaccgatttttatagacgatcagtgtgcagataccagggcaatgttacgatcgtttgctgtccgaacgatccaaacaaagagaagagagaaattttaataaaaactgtgtataagtataaggctttgcgaccaccatactgtggttttagcaacgtctctcataccagggtggtcgatggtaaaccagctgaacttg gcgcttggccatggatcgctgcattaggttttcgtaatccccgaaacccagacaaaccactatggaagtgcggaggttccctgatatcggctaggcatgttttgaccgcagcacattgtgcacatatggatggaatagaaaacatacacaatcataatattgccattcttagattggtggaggaggtgccattttcga ggtacgtatatcccatttgtacgaaagagcccctacgaaagagcaacttcgtcggctataacccccttgttgctggatggggagcattaagatata gacgaccacgacgtaatgcattaatggaagtacaaatgccagtgattaagaacgccgaatgcaaaatagcttattccaaatttcctaatgcacctgatatcactgatggtataatatgcgccgaacatgctcagggtggagaggattcttgtacg gctgaccgcggcggaccactgctgatacaacatgaattaacctcgtatttaatag attatagattcctatacgactctcagtaa
- the LOC126875798 gene encoding omega-amidase NIT2-A-like isoform X1, with product MPEIEGAKLYNTCTIWGPDGTLIAKHRKVHLFDIDIPNKITFRESDSLSPGNSLTTFDVKGCKIGIGICYDIRFEEMARIYRNKGCQMLIYPAAFNMTTGPLHWSLLQRFRANDNQLYVACISPARVP from the exons atgcctgaaatagagggcgctaaattgtacaatacctgtactatttggggtcccgatggaactttgatagcaaaacaccgaaag gtacatctattcgacatcgacattcctaataagattacttttcgagagagtgattcactcagtcctggtaactccctaacgacgttcgatgtgaagggctgcaaaataggtattggcatttgctatgatattagattcgaggaaatggcacgcatttatcggaacaaag gttgccaaatgctgatatatccagcggcattcaatatgaccactggaccactgcactggtcattacttcagcgtttcagagcgaatgataatcaattatacgttgcctgcatatcaccggctcgtgttccttaa
- the LOC126875798 gene encoding omega-amidase NIT2-A-like isoform X2 produces the protein MPEIEGAKLYNTCTIWGPDGTLIAKHRKVHLFDIDIPNKITFRESDSLSPGNSLTTFDVKGCKIGIGICYDIRFEEMARIYRNKGVFCAAKAIT, from the exons atgcctgaaatagagggcgctaaattgtacaatacctgtactatttggggtcccgatggaactttgatagcaaaacaccgaaag gtacatctattcgacatcgacattcctaataagattacttttcgagagagtgattcactcagtcctggtaactccctaacgacgttcgatgtgaagggctgcaaaataggtattggcatttgctatgatattagattcgaggaaatggcacgcatttatcggaacaaag GTGTATTCTGTGCGGCTAAAGCAATCACCTAA
- the LOC126875780 gene encoding katanin p60 ATPase-containing subunit A-like 2, with translation MISCDDTKIKWRLLYIKRRVVFRNVIGTYYTLYVIIWNTMDVSDVLFREARLSPEHRVCDNIDLEIIVAEYENYYKMKFQKYPILCKKITGREMTREVTNASKTVCRSIETKAKSVSKQARSEPVKETNLQQKITDDNTNHINLAMTVTSIFPNENDGRSSEELFNVPMEQSMQSKILKCVEKLYSDNPELRKIAEDISCEIIVNKLNVHWDDVIGLEECKTAVKEAVVYPLKYPIFFDGPFSPWKGILLYGPPGTGKTKLAKAVATECHCTFFNITASSLVSKWRGDSEKYIRVLFELAYSHSPTIIFIDEIDWIATNKGDCILSEPAKRFRSELLSRLDGLVSNENSNVVLLATTNSPWGIDAALLRRLEKQIYVSLPNEVARLGIFKLYLSNHLLENTDIVNHIVKCTERYSCADIKLLCKQAWLLEISPIWRRLEKKETPVTTLKYELKSYEILAKLLKKMSPTVMQIDKYDTWNK, from the exons gagGAGAGTCGTATTTCGGAACGTCATCGGAACATATTACACCTTGTATGTGATTATTTGGAACACAATGG acGTTAGCGATGTATTATTCCGGGAAGCTCGTCTATCTCCCGAACATCGGGTTTGCGACAACatcgatttggaaattatcgttgcagagtatgaaaattattacaagatgaaatttcaaaaatatcccatattgtgtaagaaaataactggaagggaaatgacgagggaagtgacaaatgcaagcaaaac TGTTTGTAGAAGTATTGAGACAAAAGCCAAATCTGTTAGTAAACAAGCGAGAAGTGAGCCTGTGAAAGAGACGAATCTACAGCAGAAGATAACTGATGACAATACGAATCATATTAATCTCGCAATGACAGTGACGTCAATATTCCCCAATGAGAATGATGGACGTTCATCAGAAGAGCTATTTAACGTCCCAATGGAACAATCCATGCaatcgaagatattgaaatgcGTTGAAAAGCTTTATTCAGATAATCCGGAATTACGAAAGATTGCTGAGGACATCTCATGC GAGATCatagtaaacaaattaaatgtacattgggatgacgttataggccTAGAGGAATGTAAAACCGCTGTTAAGGAGGCCGTTGTGTATCCCCTTAAGTATCCTATCTTTTTTGATGGCCCGTTTTCCCCCTGGAAAGGTATTTTGCTGTACGGCCCACCTGGTACAG ggaaaacgaagttagcgaaggcagtcgcgacagaatgccattgcaccttttttaacataactgCCAGCTCATTGGTCAGCAAATGGAGAGGCGATTCCGAgaagtatatacgt gttttatttgaacttgcctatagtcattcgcctacaattatttttatcgacgagattgACTGGATCGCCACAAATAAAGGAGACTGTATATTGTCTGAACCTGCAAAGAGATTCAGATCAGAACTTCTTTCTAGATTGGATGGATTAGTGTCTAATGAGAATTCTAATGTAGTTCTTCTGGCTACAACTAATTCCCCTTG gggcattgatgcagctttactcaggcgtctcgaaaagcaaatatacgtatcattacccaatgaagttgctcgacttggtatattcaaattataccttagcaaccacttattagaaaatacagatattgtaaaccacatagtaaaatgtactgaaagatattcttgtgcagatataaaattgctttgtaagcaagcgtggctactagaaataagcccgatatggaggagacttgaaaagaaagaaacacctgttaccactttgaaatatgaattaaaaagttatgaaatattagcaaaattgttaaaaaaaatgtcacctacagttatgcaaatagataaatatgatacgtggaacaaataa